Genomic DNA from Thiosocius teredinicola:
AGACCGGATCGTTCTTCGGTTTTGCCGGCGGCAGCTTGGGATCACCGAATTCGATATCGGCATTCTCGGTGAGGAAGCGAAACTTGCTCTGATAGAGGTAATAGCCCTCTGCGATCTGCCAGTTGACGCGGACCGTCATGTTGTCGGTCGCCTCGGCCGAGATCACGAACGCCTGGTCGGGCTTGAGGAATTCGTCCTCGGCGTGCGCGACCGGCAGTGTCGCGACGATCGCCAAGACCCAGGCAATTAGTTTTTTGTACATGTTTCGATCCAAGCCAGATAATCAGGGAGACCTCCGGTGATGGGGACTGCGATGATCTCCGGAAGTTCATAGGGGTGGTTGTCGGCGATCGCCCGCTCCAGCGCCGTGTAACGATCCTTGCTCGATTTGATCGTCAGCATGACCTCACTGCCGCGTTCGATTTTTCCTGCCCATCTATAGATAGACGTAAGCGGCGCGCTGATATTCACGCAGGCGGCGATTTGCTGCCCGACCAGTACCTCGGCCAGCGATTCGGCTGAGGCCTGATCCGGCATCGTTGTGATGACCAGTTGCAGTTCTGTCATGCTGTCCTCGGTGCGGATTCGATGACCGACCAACCTTGAAGACCGGCCAAACGGCCCCCATGTCTCAACGGGCGCAACTTTATGCCGGATTGGCGGCACAATCGCAAATCCTTTGGATTGAAATTCACATACAGATTCTGGGCTGGTTGAGTCGACAAGCGTCGGCGGGCGGGTCCACTGCAGCAACCGATCAGGCCAGCTAAATGATTAATCCAGCAGTCGTTTTTTTATTGATCTTCGTCGGCGCGCCGCTCGTTGAGCTGTACCTGCTGATCGAGGTAGGCAGTGTGATCGGCGCCCTGCCGACCATTCTGCTGTCGATCTTCACCGCCGCCCTCGGCGGATGGCTGGTGCGCATGCAGGGTTTCTCGGTGCTGTTCCGCGCGCAGTCACAGATGGCGAACAAGGAAGTGCCGGCGATCGAGTTGCTCGAAGGCGTACTGTTGCTGCTCACCGGCCTGGCGTTGCTGCTGCCCGGCTTCGTCACCGATGCGATCGGTTTCCTATTGCTGATCACCCCGCTGCGGCGCTGGTTGATCGTGCATTGGCTGAAGTCGCGCGGCACGCTGCGCCCCGCGGCACAACCCGGCGCACGGACCACGCCCGAGACCCAGGCCGATCGGATCATCGAGGGCGAGTACCGGCGCGACGAATGAGCCTGTAACGGGTCAGGCGTCGAGGTGTGCTGATGGCGGCCGGCCGGTGACGATGGCGACGACATCGACGAAGCGGCCGAACTGATCCGCCAATTCGCCGAACACGATGGCTTGGGCTTGTTCGCCGGGACGGGTGGCGGTTTGCTCCAGGTAGCTGTAGGCGTTGCCGCCCATGGCCACGCAATAGTCGAGGTCCCGAAAGCGGCGGCTGAGTTGCCCTGCGAACATGCCGCCGACGAACAGGGCAAGATCGCCCAGGCGTTGCAGCCACAGGCGGCGCGCGCCATTGCTCGGTGCCTCCAGGGCCTCACCGTACAGCAGTGCCAGGGGGCGTAGCTGGGTGCGCTGGTCGTCGTAATCGAACACCTGTTCGCTGCGTGCGTACTGACATAGCAGGGAGGCCAGGTAGTGCAGTGTCGCCGAATCGGCATTGAGGTGGCGCCGCCCGGCTGCCGATTGCACGGCGTGGTGAAAATACTCGCTCAAGTGTGCCGTTTGAATCACACGGCCGTCATCGTGTTCGGACATGATTCTTCCGCTCCGACAAAACAACCTGATGCATATTTCTACGGCATTTTTCGGAAAATGTTTAGTTATCAGCACTTTGCGAGTGCGAGTGCCAAAAATCGCGACGCCGAAAAATCTTTCGGCCCGCCCTTGACTTAGCAAAGTTCGCCCCTATTATTGGCACTCATCGACAGCGAGTGCTAATAAGTACCGCGCGAAATTCCTTTACATATCAACTGCTTCTCTAATCGCTAAGGAGATTTCGAGACATGAACATTCGTCCCCTGCATGACCGTGTGGTCGTCCGTCGCAAGGAAGAAGAAACCACCAGCCCTGGGGGCATCGTGCTGCCCGGTTCAGCAACCGAGAAGCCGGTTCAGGGTGAAGTCATTGCTGCCGGCAACGGCAAGATCCTCGAAAGCGGTCAGGTGCGCCCGCTCGACGTCAAGGTCGGCGACACCGTGCTGTTCGGCAAGTACTCGGGTACCGAGGTCAAGGTGAACGGCGAAGAAGTCCTGGTCATGCGCGAAGAAGACATCATGGGTGTCATCGAGGGTTGATCCCAGCCCCGCGTTGCCAACGATTACGAATAACAGACAGATTTCAGGTATAGAGAAATGAGTGCAAAAGAAGTCAAGTTTTCCGACGACGCCCGTCAGCGCATGCTCAAGGGTGTCAACACCCTCGCCAACGCCGTAAAAGTCACCCTCGGTCCGAAAGGCCGCAACGTGGTGCTCGAGAAGTCGTTCGGCGCCCCGACCATCACCAAAGACGGTGTCTCGGTTGCCAAAGAGATCGAACTGTCGGACAAGTTCGAGAACATGGGCGCACAGATGGTCAAAGAAGTTTCGTCGCAGACCTCTGACGTCGCCGGCGACGGTACCACCACCGCAAC
This window encodes:
- a CDS encoding FxsA family protein, whose translation is MINPAVVFLLIFVGAPLVELYLLIEVGSVIGALPTILLSIFTAALGGWLVRMQGFSVLFRAQSQMANKEVPAIELLEGVLLLLTGLALLLPGFVTDAIGFLLLITPLRRWLIVHWLKSRGTLRPAAQPGARTTPETQADRIIEGEYRRDE
- a CDS encoding co-chaperone GroES; the encoded protein is MNIRPLHDRVVVRRKEEETTSPGGIVLPGSATEKPVQGEVIAAGNGKILESGQVRPLDVKVGDTVLFGKYSGTEVKVNGEEVLVMREEDIMGVIEG
- the cutA gene encoding divalent-cation tolerance protein CutA, encoding MTELQLVITTMPDQASAESLAEVLVGQQIAACVNISAPLTSIYRWAGKIERGSEVMLTIKSSKDRYTALERAIADNHPYELPEIIAVPITGGLPDYLAWIETCTKN